Below is a window of Ovis aries strain OAR_USU_Benz2616 breed Rambouillet chromosome 20, ARS-UI_Ramb_v3.0, whole genome shotgun sequence DNA.
GTGAGGAACAAGGGGGTGGAAGGGCAGCCGTGGCCCCTGAAGAGGACCTGCGAGTAGATGAGGTAAAGCCCGTCAGTGGGCACCACCAGCTGGTTGTCTTTCAGCTCCACGCCGTTGGCCATGAGGGCATTGGCATACGAGTCCCCCCATCGGAGCTGCCCCGGAGCGCTGATGttggctggagggagggggaagaacAGGGAGGGGTGAGTCAGTGCGACCCTGTCAGTTCTACTCTCCACATCCTGGCCCTCGAGTTCTGCCCACCCCCCACATCCGGTTCCTGTCCCCTCTGTCTGTGTTCCCACATCCCATCTGGCCATGAGGTTCTGAGTAGCCCCCTCAAGTTCTAAGTATCCTCCACCCTCCCCTTGAGCTTGTGAATCCTCACACTGTCTCAGTCTGGATTCAGCCCCCCAATCCTACCCCGCCCTGTCTCTCTGCTTCTTCATGCCCCAGATACATCCTCAGAACTCTTACCTACAACGTGGGCTACCGGCTTGTTATTTGAGGCTTGAGAAGATGACCctgaggaggaaagaggaaaggaaaaggtaaGCTTCCCAGAGAATATCCCATACTTTAACCTCCATTCCTTCTCCCCTCCGATCCCAAACCCTTAATTTCCCCTACTGCTTCCATCCCTGGACTGaaccccacccacacccaccctcCAAGTCCAGAATTAGAAAAGAGGTTGTGGAGACACTTACTGAGTGTCTGAACCAGAGGCCTGTTGAAGGAGGGGCCAGCTGGGGACTgctggggagaaaaaggaggatGAGTGTTAAAGCAAGTCACCCCTGAAGGAGAAACTGCTGGCTGCTTCTCTAGCCTGTACTCTCTGCCCAGATGGGTCTTGtcttctctctccattcatccatttttttcattcattcatccatttaacaGCTCTTTCATTGAGTTCCTTCCACGTGCCAGACACGCTTAGCTtcatctttccttatctctcttcaTATTGTCTGTATCTCTTTCTGTCTCATCATCTTCATCCAGATCACTTGTTTTGAATCTCCATCTTTCCACTCACACCCCTTATCTGTCTACACATCTCTCTTTATGTCTGTACGTCTGCTTACTCATTCGTCCAACAAATATTTAGAGGGCATCCCCCACGTGCCAAGGGTCTTATTTCTCTgtccttctccctttctccctccactCTCTCcatgtctcctcctgcctccccatctTTCTCCACTACTTTCCTCCCCATTCTTCCCCATCAGCACACCTCTTTCCCTACCCCATCTCtcaccctctttctctctcatttctctctGGGTGGGAGAATGAGCCAAGGCTGGCCAGAGACTCACCTCTTCCCTCTGGGGGCCGATTACCCCGAAGTGCAGCAGGCAGAAGAGCGTGGTGGCTCCTGCAaccaggaggaaggagaagaggctGAGGCACCAGCAACTTCTGGAGCCCTGGGGGCCCCCTGCTTTGTTGGAGAGCACCTCCTCCGCCAGCTCCACATCCCGGATCATGCTTTTGGTGCTCATGGTGTCTTTTTCAGAAGGATCCAAGTCCAGACGGGAGACAGGAGAGCCTTGTGGCAGGGTGTATGAGAGAGCAAGTTGCCTGGCTGTCTCTCGGGGGTGTGTTGTCTGGGAGGTTATCTCCAGGGGGTTCTGCAGCTGCTTGTCTCTCTCTTGGCTGGTCCCCTGGTGTCCCCGCTCTGGGAGCTTCTGTTGGCTGGGTGTGCAAACAGCTGCATTTATACACTGTCGGGTGAGAAGAGGGCGGGGAAAGGCTCTCATTCAACCAGCGGAAAACTTCCTTGGTGGAGAAACCCATGAGCTCATCTGGAGGAAGCGGTAGCGGGCCCTATACCTTCTGTCTCGGTTTCTTCTCCATAGCGGAGGCGGGGGTTTGGAAAGTTGGGGACACCCAGGCATCAAGGATACTTCCTACACTCCCCCGCTCGGATTCTGAGTGGGCTTCGCTAGGCCAGTTACTGCTGTAAATATGGGACCCTGAGGGCTGGACCCAtttcccctctgccctccagctcccactgtttccatttctttggggGTGGGAGTGAGTTCTGTGGTCTGTTCCTTCTGATTTCCAGACAGGACTCATGTAGGGGCAGAATTAGAAATGGGAGGGGCTTTATAAAGCTGAGTCCTTCATGGAGAGAAAACTCAGAGGaagctgtgctgggtcctgaGATGTGTGTTTGGGGCCCTGGGGGGTGAGAGGAGCTGGAGAAAGGGAAGCTTGAGGCTCTGCAAGAACTGGGGGCGGATGGCAGGTCCAAGCCTGGGACAGCCCCAGGGGCTGAAAGTAACGCTGGGAATTCATGAACTCCAGCACGGCTGGGCTTCTCCTTTCACTCTGACCAGGGACTCACTGAACCTCTGAGGCTGGTTTCAGTCTTGGTTTCCAAGGGAATGTGACTCCCCAACTTTTGCATGGAGCCCTCCCCCTTCAGAGTCCCTGTGTGTGGCCATGTATCCCCCAAAAAATCCCTGCTCCCTCCAGTTTCCTGGAGACAGCACTGCCCTTGAGAGCCCCCGTGTGTGTGGCCAGGTCTCCTGAAATGCCCCTGGTGTTCTCCAACCCCCAGCCTTGGAGGTTGTCCCATTTCTCGGGGCCCTGGCATGGCCATGTCTTCCAGGGGGGCCCCATGCTCCCCCCCATCCTCCTGAACTCTCTTTAGTGTTGTCAGTGCTCCTTAGGAGCCTCCTGTAACCCCCATTCCTCAGGGGGCCCCGACCCCACTTCTCCAGACCTTGGACATGCCTCTGTCTTCTCAGCTTATCCTCTGGTTCCCCTGCAGCGAGCTGGCTGCCCCACCCCGCGAGCCCACAGCGTTTCCCCAGAGCCCCTCAAGCCTCTCTGATTCCTGTCCTCCCTCCATTCCTCAGAAACATCTGGGGAATTCTCCCCTCCCCAGTAGACATACAGGCAGACAGCATTTcagaaaaaagtttatttggcTTCATTGAGGGTCAGACATCTCCTTTTGGGGTGTCCAGTAAGCAGCGGCTGGCTCTTAAGAGCTTTTCACTTCCTTCCAGAACCCCTTGGTCCCTCAGAGCCATGCTTCCTCTCTCCCACTGGGTCATCCTTGTGCCCACGCCCTCTCACTTGTCATCTCTTGGGTGTATTAGCTCTTTCTTCTGATGTCTCGCTATTATTCCCTTgctccataaataaataatttaattgtttTCCCTTCATAAATAAGCCCCCCCTCCCTGCCTTTAGTCATCCACCCAAGCTCCCTCATGTGTCAGCTCCCCTCTCTATGTCCAGGACGAGGCCCCCTAGATGGGCAGGGCCAAGGAAGGGATCTGGGCGGGCATTTCGAGGCAGGCTTGAAGTCCTCGGCTGAGCATCTGGGGTGGTCCAGGGAGGTCTGGTCCCCTGGTGTGCCTAGAATTCCTTCTTTGGAAGCTCCAGGTGCTGAGATCCGGGCAGGGAGAAGACTCAAGACTGTTGGAATGGTCAAAGGAGAGGTGCGGTGACCCCTGAAGTGGTCAGAATGGAGGCAAAATGGGGAGAAGGCCTTGAAGcctatttgtttctttctggatGTTTCTACAGAGCGAAGGCTCCAAAGAAGACACTACTGGGGCTGAGGAGCAGGTGGGAGATGCCGTCTGTGTGAGTGGATAGCTGGTCTCCCCTGGTGAGCAGGAATACAGCCCCCTGGTACACCGAGCGCACCCATGGCCCCTGTGGCCCTGGGCACACGGACTTCTGAGCGCTGAGGAGAGGCACATGGAAGGGATACTGGGGGGAGAAGAGCTGGACCTCATGGGCCAGGTAGAGAGGAGTGGGGGTGGCCCTGGGGAAGCAGCCTTTCCCAGAGAAGACCACTTGGGAGTAGACGAAGTACAGGCCACTGGTGGGGACCAGGAGGGAGTTGTTGCTGAGAGAGAAGCCATGGCGGAGGAAGGCGCGGTCCGTGTTTGCCCTCCAGCGCAGCGAGTCCTGGGTGCTGGGGTCTCCTGGGAAGAGCCAGAGGGGATGATGCTCAAGGACTTGGGGGTCAGTGGTCTCAGTCCCTGAGGCAACAGGTGCTGGACTGAGTTCCCAGGGATGGCTGGGAGGAcagagggagtgggagaggggtgAGCTGGTGGGGGTGGATATTGGGTCTCTgaaaggggcaggaggagggctgggggctACTTGTCGGGAGGGCGGGTGGATGTTTACCAACAAGGTGAGCGGCGGGTTTGAGGGTGCCACGGGTGAAGGGCttcgggagttgctgatgggcaGGCTCTGCAGCTGAGGGTGTGAGGCCAACGCCACGGAGCCCCTAGGGGAGGAGACAGTCAGACAGGCTTTAAGGCCCAGGGTTGGGCTGGGCCGCCCCCAACGGCACCCCCTGGTCCTGCTGCCTCACCTGGGCCTCCGGCGGCAGGgccagcagcagccccaggaggaggaggagggatggggtgCTGCACACCCTCAGGAGGCAGAGACGTCCAGGTGGTGTCATGGGGAGAACCTGCAGGGAGAGAGACAGTGAGCGGGGCGGGGCGCGATGAGGAAGACGGGCCTCCTGCCGGTGGAGACAGCCACCCTGAGAGACCCACGGCGCGAcagacagagaaggggacgaGATGCAATCAGGGAAACCCCGAGGTgagcagggggagagagagagagacagataggAGGGGAACAGAAAGGGCTCAGGACctgagacacagacagagagaaagagactgaCAGATGGAGTCAGAGAGAGGGGAACCAACCAAAACCAGCCCCACCAAGGCCCTGGCCCTAGCTGCAGGtgcaggaggggctggggtgtGAGAGGAGGGACTGAACGCCCCCGGGGAAGGAGTCCACCGCCCCAGCAGCCCGAGGAGATGGGCTGGGAGAGTCTCACCTGCTGTGCGGGGGCCCCTTGGCCCGGACGCCTGGGTCCCTTTATAGAGGAAGCGGCAGTGGCAGCGTGGCAGGCGGCGGGCGGGTTCTAGGccggggctggggcctggggaagcccccagggcTTAGAAGATGCTGCTGTTTCAGTCGAAGGCAGGAAAGGCTGAGGCCTAGGACAGAACCGCAGGCTGGGGGCTCAGACGACTGAGTTCTGGGAAAGGGAGTGGGGTCAGAGGAATCGTGGGCTGGGAGGGCCAGGGAGCGGGGTCAGGCTTAGGAGTTCTAGAGAAGGGACAGTAAattcagaggagaaggggagctgCCAGGGCGTGGGCTGGAGGCCCGGTTCCCTGAAGAGTGATTTTGTGTAACACCTCTGCACCCTTGACTGATTGCAGCCTTCTCTGTGTGCATGTTTCCTCCTCTTGTACCCCACGTCTTTGTCCCAAAAGATTCAAGTCAACTTGTCCCAGTCTGTGTATTTTCCAGGTCATCTGGCGGGTTTTCATATCAAGAAGTTCCAGTATATACTCTCCCACCTGGGACATCCTGATTTATGCCTGTTGTCCTGGTGGAAACATCTGTGGAGCTCCATTCTGCTCTCAGAAGTGTCTTGGTTTGGAAAATCCCACTCAGGGATGAGGCTATGAACTCACGTATGATGAGGTCTCATCTTACTGCAGGACTCCCTCCACCTCATCCCAACCTTAGGTGGGCTCGGAAGATCAGATTTATATAACCCCAAACAAACACATTCCAGCATCAACTGCTCAAGTGCTCTACACTGCAGGCTTCAGAATTCCACACAGGTGGAGGTCAAGGGTGGTGTTctaggatggggtgggggatagCAAAATGACCTGTCTTGAAGCTGCATTTGTAAAGCCAATACATTGTgttgttttcataattttcttccttccttccattatggctgcactgagtctttgttgctctatggacttttctctagttgtggtgaacggGAGCTATTCTCTAGCTGCAGGGTGCAGGCTTCTCTGTTGCGAAGCACCGGCTATAAGGCGCATGGGCTCCAGCAGTCGTggctcccaagctctagagcacgggctcagcagctgtAGTGCACGGGCCCAGTTGCTCCATGGCAGCTGGGATTCTCCTGGACCCGGaatcctgtgttggcaggtggattctctgtcactgagccatgagggaatcCCCCGTACACCGCTTTAAAATCATTAAGGATTTCCCATTTCTGTCGATCTAGAACTAAGGTACAGTGAGGTGCACTTCTCCTAAGTAGACAGCCTGATGACGTTTTCCATCTGTTTATAGCCATGCAGCCACCATCCAGTTCAACATATTTTTAGAACCTTCTCCAGACGGTTCTCTCATGCCCTCTCTCAGTTCAAACCTCCCAAAGATAACCAACCAACTTTTTGACCTCTACAACTACAGATTAGttcttcctattaaaaaaaaatttttttttatctacTTAGCTGTGATGGGTCCTAGTCACAGCACATGGAACCTTcagttgtgccatgtgggatccagctgcctgaccaggaattgaagtCACTCACCGTGAACTGGGATcttggagtcccagccactggaccaccagggaaatcccagttcTTCCTACTTCCGGACTTCATATAAATAAACCACACAGACATCTCACCTGTGTTTGGCTCCTTTCTCTTGTGttatgtttgtgagattcatcTGCACAGTTGTGTGTCAGTAGCAATTATTTCATTGTGATGTGATGCTGTGTGAATATACtccatttatccatttttctgttggtGGGCATTCAGTTTGTTTCTAGCTTGGGGCTAGTATGAAAAATGATGATATGAATATTCTTGAACACGAGTGAGTTTTCGCTTAGCTTGTAGGTtgcaggtcaaaaaaaaaaacagcaacgtTTCTAAAGATGATTTTAATCACATTTCATAAGACTGAGAAAACAATTGGCCCCctcaaatattattattactcttaTGACTTGTTATGCTTTCATGTGGAAGGTTTTGGAGGGGCTGGGGCCGAGGACGGTGGTGATGGAAATTCAAGCCCTCCCTCTGTTGCACCAGCAGAAAGTCCCTGAGGGGTCTTGGTGTCCTGTGGCGGTAAGTCACATTCAGGGTGTGTATGAGCTAGTTCTCCTGGTTTTCTCCCCCTACTTGAGGCCCTGCAACTTTGCCTTTCATGCCTTCCTAGTCTAAttacttcttttcattctttttttttttgggagcATGGGGGCATGCCTCGTGGTTTGCACGATCTTAATTCCATGCATGACCAGGGATTTAATCTGGGCCACGGGAGTGGAAGTGCACAGTCCTAACCAttgtactgccagggaattccctcattcCACCTCTTCAGCTTTCTCTctattccacaaacatttatcaaGCGTCTGCACATGGCATTTGAGGAAACATGTGTGGAAGACAGTCTCCTAACCTCCGGGATCTCAA
It encodes the following:
- the TNF gene encoding tumor necrosis factor; the protein is MSTKSMIRDVELAEEVLSNKAGGPQGSRSCWCLSLFSFLLVAGATTLFCLLHFGVIGPQREEQSPAGPSFNRPLVQTLRSSSQASNNKPVAHVVANISAPGQLRWGDSYANALMANGVELKDNQLVVPTDGLYLIYSQVLFRGHGCPSTPLFLTHTISRIAVSYQTKVNILSAIKSPCHRETLEGAEAKPWYEPIYQGGVFQLEKGDRLSAEINLPEYLDYAESGQVYFGIIAL
- the LTA gene encoding lymphotoxin-alpha — protein: MTPPGRLCLLRVCSTPSLLLLLGLLLALPPEAQGLRGVGLTPSAAEPAHQQLPKPFTRGTLKPAAHLVGDPSTQDSLRWRANTDRAFLRHGFSLSNNSLLVPTSGLYFVYSQVVFSGKGCFPRATPTPLYLAHEVQLFSPQYPFHVPLLSAQKSVCPGPQGPWVRSVYQGAVFLLTRGDQLSTHTDGISHLLLSPSSVFFGAFAL